DNA from Mucilaginibacter mallensis:
GCAGGACAAACACTTTAAACTCATAAACAGCGCGACTGGTTATGTGATTTACTACCACACCCTGAACGGGGAGCTTGAAAAAGATAAAATAAAAGAAGAGCTTGAAAAGGTAAAGGCGCAGGTGGCTATAAAAAACAACATCTATATTGAGACAATTTTTTGGCAGGAAATAAAGGATGATGCACCTGCAGATGCCCTTGCCAACTAATTTATTTGGTGATCAGATAAACGTGGTCCAATGTGGTTTGCCGGGTTGCCAGGTTTATAAATTTTAGCGACATGTTTTCCTGTGGGAAATTCGGGAAAGCTTTGATCACCTTAAAATCAGCATGCGCCTGCACTAATTGATCCATCGACTGCTGGCTCACATAAAACGCTGAACTATCCGACGGCTTAAAAGCGCTGAATTGTTCCAGTGGAACATAATCAACGGGCCTTTTGCAATAGAACTGGAAAATATTGTTCTCCATCCGCAACGAGTATAAATGATATTTATCAAAATTCTTCTGATTAGCATAATCAGCAGCAGTTATCTGCCCTTTATAAACGGTTAATTGCTCATAAAAAACGGTGTTGAGGTAAAAGTTGGCAAATAATATCACCGCGCAGCTGAGCATAAATACCCGTTTATAATCTTCCTTAATTTGGATAACAATAAGGTATATAAGTATCCCGAATATGAGGCAATCAAAAACAAAATAAAACTGGTTTACGGGTCTCATAAAGCAATTAATTGCTATTATGGCTACCGGCAGCAAAACGATGTACAGCCATTGGCCGATCAGCCTGAATTTGGTGCCAAATTTACTTAATTGCATATAGCAGTAAGGCGCAGTTATAATAGCAAACAGTGGGAAAATACTGTTGGTATAAAATGGCAGCTGAAAGCCGGAGATAGAGAACAGTAGCAATAACAATACCCCCCCGCTTAAAGCATAGTATTCTGCCAGTTTCCGTTTCAATACTATTTCTTTCAGGTTTTTGAATATGGCATAGTAAAATAACAGGCACCAGGGTGCAAATGCCCATAGCAGGGTATGCACGTAAAAAAATATATCGCCCGATTGCCGTTTAATGGGGCCACTGTTGGCAAAGCGCCCAAACTGACTATCCCAAAAAAACCATTTAATGCCCGATACATTATGCCTGCCGAAAACCAGCTTTTCGGGATGAAGATCGAACTGCACATATAGCGCATACAGCTCAGGCAGAATAAATATAGCTGTGAGCAGTATCAATACTATCCATTTAAAATTAAATAGGTGTTTTAATTTATGCTGAAAT
Protein-coding regions in this window:
- a CDS encoding ArnT family glycosyltransferase; the protein is MKERNRQFYILLFVLAIVVNLAGISVKFFTDDPGLYASIAKSFIYKKELLGLFTYNQDWLDKPHFPFWVILCSFKIFGISAWAYRLPALFFFALSVVYTFLFTKKHYGFEVAAIAVLILMTALNSLMSNVDVRAEPYLMGLIIGSIYHLSRLEERFSIIDLLLTAMFTACAMMTKGVFVIVPIYGALFGQLLFQHKLKHLFNFKWIVLILLTAIFILPELYALYVQFDLHPEKLVFGRHNVSGIKWFFWDSQFGRFANSGPIKRQSGDIFFYVHTLLWAFAPWCLLFYYAIFKNLKEIVLKRKLAEYYALSGGVLLLLLFSISGFQLPFYTNSIFPLFAIITAPYCYMQLSKFGTKFRLIGQWLYIVLLPVAIIAINCFMRPVNQFYFVFDCLIFGILIYLIVIQIKEDYKRVFMLSCAVILFANFYLNTVFYEQLTVYKGQITAADYANQKNFDKYHLYSLRMENNIFQFYCKRPVDYVPLEQFSAFKPSDSSAFYVSQQSMDQLVQAHADFKVIKAFPNFPQENMSLKFINLATRQTTLDHVYLITK